A section of the Oncorhynchus tshawytscha isolate Ot180627B linkage group LG09, Otsh_v2.0, whole genome shotgun sequence genome encodes:
- the taf1c gene encoding TATA box-binding protein-associated factor, RNA polymerase I, subunit C → MDYIFPRKLFPVYFNSGPPSSTFRHNVGGWGSYGQVLDVNVPLHEKDSLPKVDWKFESQHQVKGEPWVPVEPIAIPLLRPKRGPKWSSTALSDPMDFSEHMQNFYQYKYKDAFCTMSHILGDKFNFGQGRRKGSERNAVHMWQMEHFMHAIKYKKCELTHFGRQAKRYHNLLSDVIHDIPPALLADHLHEELTYQREQEQFSDHATGGAMGYISFNNTSISQQGCLVYPGKAGLNKLNFHRVVLEFQEGTPPCFDVSHKPLSFQLNGTIRQITIGLQQDECHVGVRCDHLCGVWMVSEKNIPKSLEVIQTKQPATCLSASPHVQGELLVASESGAAYLWTVGKGLQKFRQEYSNLYFNSKSSWRWCDFSGHPRVMVYADRTGVELTDIRTKDSYSHTLFRIGQTPDCKSGERVILSNYLRDVHTFHHLVTTQHSAYVMDERFPCLPMIQWDHMMEHPPMFSQVVAGLPSGGGTTKVLLGSQRSQEVILLQYSGGREEACVTRGPPRALLSPRDSLGHLPVQLPHRQHHAQDRLANPAAGLTVIHQSRAKEDCICVLQLTEAGDIFYHTLKSQTESFSKDDPPTPTQNSVGPEGRSGDIQRLKQPVETLIKGLHQTLGTPRSSTLDETWYSSGPPSPEGDSGFEGRGQPWDTLRAGLEMVINDDPYPTLATNTGLTDTQETTAIVPLPTAQSLDTNINPVRPKAKVSDEALLIWRKWFLKLFKCPWERRNLPHKTTKTKDLLPDDSLQRDPLEDHCRRTLREDLRETMRNGNVLVHRNTCLKPLALVPVPAPVEPSEWADVLSERMSASWEPGLGGWRSWWEERLGLNREEKVEALRRKRRRQKRAKAHSRIDLSGSFTSSVSYQSDLDSASLSGWSSAASQHASSDVDSVPTSCDNTKWVTLSEPGTLRATTPTPQTSSSQPTTPRREFGSKPTTPLEQLSSFLSQPTIPYSQSSSSSLPTVPHTQFTSSEPLFTPKKQPTIGKSSPWTTAGSDSSAADILRTVVATQKPKPQNQDYLNSLFGSQEPMDASQGVGFNESRHNTPLATSSQLSSISTSQRNLKVGLTSSQPKRKKSRMGF, encoded by the exons ATGGATTACATTTTCCCACGGAAACTTTTCCCGGTTTATTTCAACTCTGGGCCCCCCAGTTCTACGTTTAGACATAACGTCGGAGGTTGGGGTTCCTATGGTCAAGTGTTGGACGTAAACGTCCCTCTACACGAG AAAGACAGTCTACCAAAAGTAGATTGGAAGTTTGAATCTCAACACCAAGTGAAGGGAGAGCCTTGGGTGCCAGTGGAACCTATAGCAATACCACTTCTGCGACCAAAAAGAG gccCCAAATGGTCATCAACAGCTCTGTCAGATCCTATGGACTTCTCAGAGCAT ATGCAGAACTTCTACCAGTATAAGTACAAGGATGCTTTTTGCACAATGAGCCATATCCTGGGGGACAAATTCAACTTTggacaggggaggagaaag GGAAGTGAAAGAAATGCTGTTCACATGTGGCAGATGGAGCACTTCATGCACGCAATTAAATACAAAAA GTGCGAGTTAACTCATTTTGGGCGGCAGGCCAAAAGGTACCACAACCTGTTATCAGATGTGATCCATGACATCCCTCCAGCCCTGCTAGCTGATCATCTCCATGAGGAGCTGACCTATCAGAGAGAGCAGGAGCAGTTCTCTGACCACGCCACAGGGGGTGCCATGGGGTACATTTCCTTTAACAACACCAGTATCTCTCAGCAAGGCTGTCTGGTGTACCCTGGGAAAGCTGGCCTAAACAAGCTTA ACTTCCACAGGGTGGTGCTAGAGTTCCAAGAAGGGACGCCTCCATGTTTTGATGTGAGCCACAAGCCTCTCTCATTCCAGCTCAATGGTACAATCAGACAGATCACCATCGGCCTTCAGCAGGATGAAT GTCACGTGGGGGTGCGCTGTGACCACCTGTGTGGTGTCTGGATGGTCAGTGAGAAGAACATCCCTAAGTCTCTGGAGGTCATTCAGACCAAGCAGCCTGCTACATGTCTCAGTGCCAG TCCCCATGTCCAGGGAGAGCTCCTGGTGGCCAGTGAGAGTGGAGCTGCCTATCTATGGACAGTGGGCAAAGG CTTGCAGAAGTTCCGTCAGGAGTACAGTAACCTGTACTTCAATTCTAAGTCGTCATGGAGATGGTGTGACTTCTCTGGCCACCCCAGGGTGATGGTGTATGCTGACCGGACAGGTGTGGAGCTCACTGATATCAGG aCCAAAGATAGTTATAGCCACACGCTGTTTCGTATCGGCCAAACTCCTGACTgtaagagtggagagagagtcatcCTCTCCAATTACCTGAGAGATGTCCACACCTTCCACCACCTCGTCACCACACAG CACTCTGCTTACGTCATGGATGAGCGTTTCCCCTGCCTCCCCATGATCCAGTGGGATCACATGATGGAGCATCCTCCCATGTTTTCCCAGGTCGTGGCCGGGTTGCCGTCGGGGGGCGGGACTACTAAGGTGCTGCTGGGCTCTCAGAGATCACAGGAAGTGATCCTGCTACAGTACTCGG GTGGTAGGGAGGAGGCCTGCGTCACCAGAGGCCCACCTCGGGCCTTGCTCAGCCCCAGAGACAGCCTTGGACACCTGCCTGTCCAACTCCCCCACAGACAGCACCATGCCCAGGACAGACTAGCCAATCCTGCTGCTG GTCTTACTGTCATCCATCAGAGCCGAGCCAAGGAGGACTGTATCTGTGTGCTGCAACTCACTGAGGCCGGAGACATCTTTTACCACACGCTAAAGTCCCAGACTGAGTCCTTCAGTAAAGACGACCCACCGACACCAACCCAGAACTCCGTGGGACCCGAGGGACGTAGCGGAGATATACAGAGACTAAAACAACCAgttgaaacattaataaaaggGCTGCATCAAACGTTAGGAACCCCAAGAAGCAGTACCCTAGATGAGACATGGTATTCCTCTGGACCTCCGTCTCCTGAGGGTGACTCTGGGTTCGAGGGAAGGGGGCAGCCGTGGGACACACTTAGGGCTGGACTGGAGATGGTTATCAACGACGACCCGTACCCGACGCTAGCAACAAACACAGGATTAACTGATACTCAGGAAACCACTGCTATAGTTCCTCTACCTACAGCCCAGTCTTTGGACACTAACATTAACCCCGTCAGGCCAAAGGCTAAAGTTAGTGATGAGGCTCTGTTGATTTGGAGGAAGTGGTTCCTTAAACTGTTCAAGTGCCCCTGGGAGCGCCGCAATCTCCCGCACAAGACCACAAAAACCAAGGATCTTCTACCCGACGACAGCCTTCAGAGAGACCCGTTGGAAGATCACTGTCGTCGGACCCTGAGGGAGGACCTGAGGGAGACCATGAGGAATGGAAATGTTCTTGTCCACAGGAACACCTGTCTCAAACCCCTGGCTCTGGTCCCTGTCCCGGCACCCGTGGAGCCCTCTGAGTGGGCTGATGTGCTGAGCGAGAGGATGAGTGCATCGTGGGAGCCTGGGCTGGGGGGATGgaggagctggtgggaggagaggctggggctgAACCGAGAGGAGAAG GTGGAGGCTCtgcggaggaagaggaggagacagaaacGGGCAAAGGCTCACAGTCGTATCGACCTATCGGGCAGCTTCACCTCGTCCGTCAGCTACCAATCAGACCTGGACAGCGCTTCTCTCTCCGGTTGGTCGTCGGCAGCCAGTCAGCACGCCAGCTCCGATGTAGACAGTGTACCAACAAGCTGCGACAACACCAAGTGGGTCACCCTGTCTGAGCCGGGTACACTGAGGGCTACCACACCAACACCACAGACCAGTAGCTCACAGCCCACAACACCTCGTAGGGAGTTTGGTTCAAAACCAACTACACCACTGGAGCAGCTTAGTAGTTTCCTCTCCCAGCCCACTATCCCCTATTCACAGAGCAGTAGTAGTTCACTGCCAACTGTCCCCCATACACAGTTCACTAGTTCCGAGCCACTGTTTACACCCAAAAAACAGCCCACCATTGGTAAGTCGTCTCCCTGGACAACAGCAGGTTCTGACTCCAGCGCGGCGGACATTTTGAGAACGGTGGTGGCAACCCAGAAGCCCAAGCCACAGAATCAGGATTATTTAAATTCTCTCTTTGGATCCCAGGAGCCTATGGATGCCTCACAGGGAGTAGGATTTAACGAGAGCAGACATAAtactcctttggccacctcttcTCAGCTGTCCTCCATCTCTACTTCACAGAGGAACCTGAAAGTGGGACTAACCTCCTCACAACCCAAAAGGAAGAAGTCTCGTATGGGTTTCTGA